The following are encoded in a window of Fusarium oxysporum f. sp. lycopersici 4287 chromosome 5, whole genome shotgun sequence genomic DNA:
- a CDS encoding hypothetical protein (At least one base has a quality score < 10), whose translation MRCLLRCPRQRLLPQQVPKTVCLSRLEGLPFEIRNSILLAVDAIADLSALVHASPTFHQQYRLDRAFWLWHCLHLELGQIYADAYMAEQCNMPEFRLRRNREKILLSIEDYKSHRFEVTDIATKPPDEHEILSMAIFYSSVIRPLMKHYVAWARSNLEGLTSPNEISKTEERRITRGLYRFQIFCNLFGPPKGYDSYSTDRVLGEEERLRFFLDQYTAWEVEEILCINTFIHAKYRIVFEQVQWDLHPDNPSFDKVRTGPHTPPGAFRLLFEDSPSESHINGIISRGLSVLSTALKTQNHSKLVELVSSEIVLVVVDILFASTNPFHQETRRENHHSDRDQAQDDREKMVFSGDSDDSPPLAWVIFWKEAYSNLFGDFIPRPLRQWGYVMWDSDRLANADAVAILNQAWKAMYTRPNHDEEPEDPRDEMLAYH comes from the exons ATGAGGTGCCTACTCAGATGCCCTCGACAACGCCTCCTGCCTCAACAGGTTCCAAAGACTGTCTGCCTTTCCAGGCTCGAGGGACTGCCCTTTGAGATCCGCAACAGTATACTACTTGCAGTAGATGCCATCGCAGATTTGTCGGCTTTGGTCCATGCATCTCCCACTTTTCATCAACAGTATCGACTTGACCGAGCGTTCTGGCTATGGCATTGTCTACATCTTGAACTGGGCCAGATTTATGCTGATGCATACATGGCCGAACAATGCAATATGCCTGAATTTCGCTTGAGACGGAATCGGGAAAAGATTCTGCTGTCCATTGAGGACTACAAATCACACCGTTTCGAAGTCACTGATATAGCTACGAAACCGCCAGATGAACATGAGATCCTGAGCATGGCAATTTTTTACTCCTCGGTCATCCGCCCCCTGATGAAGCACTATGTTGCTTGGGCTCGTTCGAACCTTGAAGGCTTGACCTCACCCAACGAAATTAGCAAAACAGAAGAGCGGCGCATCACGCGTGGTTTATACCGCTTCCAAATCTTCTGTAACCTTTTCGGTCCGCCCAAGGGCTATGATAGCTATTCTACTGACAGGGTTcttggagaggaagaaagactGAGGTTCTTTCTTGACCAATATACAGCATGGGAGGTCGAAGAAATTTTGTGCATAAACACCTTCATTCACGCCAAGTACCGCATTGTATTTGAGCAGGTTCAATGGGACTTGCATCCGGATAATCCATCCTTCGACAAAGTACGAACTGGTCCGCATACTCCACCTGGCGCATTCCGTCTCTTATTCGAAGATT CACCCTCGGAGTCTCACATAAATGGCATAATCTCACGGGGGCTATCAGTCTTATCCACCGCTCTCAAGACTCAGAATCATTCCAAGCTAGTAGAATTGGTCTCAAGCGAAATTGTCTTAGTAGTGGTGGACATTCTATTCGCAAGCACAAACCCTTTTCATCAAGAAACAAGGCGCGAGAACCATCACTCTGACAGGGATCAAGCTCAGGACGACCGTGAGAAGATGGTCTTCAGCGGCGACAGTGATGACTCGCCTCCATTGGCATGGGTTATCTTTTGGAAAGAAGCATACAGCAACCTCTTTGGCGATTTTATACCACGGCCCTTACGTCAGTGGGGTTATGTTATGTGGGACAGCGATCGGTTAGCTAACGCTGATGCTGTTGCCATACTTAACCAAGCGTGGAAAGCCATGTATACGAGGCCCAATCACGATGAGGAGCCGGAGGACCCGAGGGACGAAATGTTGGCTTATCACTGA
- a CDS encoding hypothetical protein (At least one base has a quality score < 10): MYALEGAVYVLVTNQPLSAEGAKLNSEGQGNADKDGFMLAGGGGAAAVFGPDGRQLTEPTDPLFDGLIYCDIDLDKIDYAKTLTDCVGHYSRPDLLRLVVDDQPKNYVVRVSDGPTNTPYHTGTSGETLLSAHETLDKLIAKKAKKEATS; encoded by the coding sequence ATGTATGCCCTGGAGGGTGCTGTATACGTCCTCGTAACCAACCAGCCACTATCCGCCGAAGGCGCCAAGCTAAACAGTGAGGGTCAGGGGAACGCAGACAAGGACGGTTTCATGCTCGCTGGAGGCGGTGGTGCCGCAGCTGTCTTTGGTCCGGATGGCCGACAGCTGACTGAGCCTACTGACCCCTTGTTTGATGGCCTGATTTACTGCGACATTGATCTGGACAAGATTGACTACGCAAAGACCTTGACTGACTGTGTGGGTCACTACTCACGACCTGACCTGCTACGgctggttgttgatgatcaaCCCAAGAACTATGTCGTTCGCGTATCTGATGGACCGACGAATACTCCTTATCACACAGGTACAAGTGGCGAGACGCTGCTTTCTGCTCATGAGACGTTGGATAAACTTATTGCtaagaaagcaaagaaggAGGCGACAAGCTGA